The Micromonospora violae DNA segment CTGCGCGCCGCGCACACCGAGACGTTGCCGCGCCTCTTCGGCGGCTCGGCGGCCGTCGAGGTGCCGGCGCCGGCTGCTGGCGTGGCGGGTGCGGTCGAGGCCGTCCCGATGCCGGGGGAGCCGGCCGAGCCGGTCGACGCGGCCGAGGTGGTCTCCGAGCCGATCGCTTCCTCGGGTCCTTCCCCGGAGACCGGCGCGGTCGAGCCGATCGGGTCAGCGCAGCCCGACGGGGCGTCCGAGTCCGGCCCCGGTGTCACCGAGCCGTCGGCTGACGAGCGCTGAGGCGTTGGCGGCCGCTGTCTACGGCCAACCCGGATCCGGTGCCCGGTTCGACTGGGGGCTGACCGGGGCGGCCGAGCTCGGTCGGGTCTGCGCGGCGTTGGTGGTGGTGGACGTCCTGTCGTTCACCACCGCCGTGGAGGTGGCGGTCGCCCGGGGCATGCGGGTGCACCCGTTCCCCTGGGGTGAGCAGGCCGCCGAGTACGCCGTCCGGGTCGGCGCGACCGCCGCCGTCGGGCGGCGGCAGACGACCCCGGAGCATCCGTGGTCGCTGTCGCCCGCCGCCCTGAGCCGCGCCCCCGTGGTGGCGGACCTGGTGCTGCCCTCGCCGAACGGCTCCGCCATCAGCGCCGCCGCCAGCGCCACCGGCCTGCCGGTGGTCGCGGCGTGCCTGCGCAACGCACGCGCCGTCGGGGGTTGGCTGCGCCGCCAGGGGTACGGCACGGTGAACGCCCCGATCGGCGTGATCGCCTCCGGGGAGCGCTGGCCGGACGGGTCGCTGCGCCCGTCGGTGGAGGACCAGCTCGGCGCCGCCTCAGTCCTGGACGCCCTCTCCGGCGTACCGGGTGGGCTCTCGGTGGAGGCGGCCATGGCGCTCGCCGCGCTGGCGAGCACCCCCGATGTGCCCGCCGCCGTGCGCGGCAGCGTCTCCGGCCGGGAGTTGACCGAGACCGGCTTCGCCGCGGACGTGGACGTCGCCGTGCGGATCGGCGTGTCGGACGTCGTGCCGGTGCTCCACCAGGGCGTCTTCTCCGCCGCCTGACCCCACGCCCCCGCCCGGCGCGCTGTGATCGACTCGGCTTTCAAGAAATCGGGGTGTCCAGGTCTGGGGGATACCCCCGACTTCCTGAAACGCGAGTGGACCTGCCACGACGAAACGGCCACCCGGATCTCCGGGTGGCCGTTTCGTCGTGCGTTGTGGTGGGTTAGTCGTCGAGCCAGTCGAGGCGGCGACCGCCGCGCTCGGTCGGCGGCGGGGTGTCCGACCGGTTCCGCCCGGCGGGCTGGCCGTAGTTGCCCTGGTCGTAGCCCCGGTCGTCGTAGCCGCCGCGCTGTTGCGGGGGCTCCTGGCCGTAGCCGCCGCCCTGGTCGTACCCGCCAGCGGGCTGGCCGTAGTTGCCCTGGTCGTAGCCCCGGTCGTCGTAGCCGCCGCGTTGCTGCGGGGGCTCCTGGCCGTAGCCGCCACCCTGGTCGTACCCGCCGGCCGGTTGGCCGTAGCCGCCCTGGTCGTAGCCGCCGGCCTCGGCACCGCCGTACCCCGCGGTCGGCTCGGCAGCACGCCCGCCGTACGGGGCGGGATCGGGCTGACCGTACCCCTGCCCCTGCTCCGGCTGGTAGACGCCGGTGGCGTACGGGTCGGCCGGAGCCGGGTACTGGGTGCTGTCGCCGGAGTACCGGCCGGTCGGCTCGTCGAACCGCTCGCCGTAGGCCGCTCCGCCGGCGGGGGCCGGCGGGTAGGCGGTGGTCCCGCCCGGGGCGTCGTAGTCACGACCGCCGTAGCCGCCACCGGAGGCCGGCGCGTTGCCGTAACCGCCACCGGACGCGGGCGCGCCGCCGTAACCGGCGCCGGAACCGGGTGCGTTGCCGTAACCGGCACCGGAACCGGGTGCGTTGCCGTAACCGGCACCGGAACCGGGTGCGGTACCGTAACCGTCACCAGCCGCACCGGCGCCGTAGCCACCGTCCGCGCCGGCCGGAGCGCCGTAGCCGCCACCCGACGCGGGCGCGTTGCCGTAGCCGCCGGCACCGTAGCCACCGGGCGCCGGCTCGTCGCCGTAGCCGGCAGCGCCCCAGCCCTGCTGACCCGCGCCGCCGTACGTCGGGGCAGGCGCCCCGTACGGGTCCGGCGGAACGTCGTCGACCACCGGGCGGTGCATCATCGTCGGTGCCTCGCTCAGCGCCGCGCCGCCGACCATCGTCGGGTCTGCTCCGCCGGGACGACCACCGACCACCCGGGTCTGGTCGTCGGCACCGCGGTACCCGCCCCGTGCGGGCGGCACCACGCCGCCACCACCGGCAGCCGCGGGAGCGCCGTCCTCGTCGTCGTTCTCCTTGCGCTTCATCCAGAGCAGCACGATCGTGCCGACACCGGCAGCGACCAGAAGACCACCGAGCAGGATGATGATGTAGTTGCCGAGACCGCCACCGTCCTCGGTGTTCGCCGCGTTCGCCGGAGCGCCCTCGCTGGCCGCCTCGGTGGGCTCCTCCTCGGTGCCCTCCTCGTCGGTCACCTCGTCGCTGGGAGTGGCCTCGGGAGTGGCGGACGGGGTGGCGCTGGGCGTCACCTCGACCCTGAGCGCGAGGCTGATCCGTTGCCCGGTGACGGCCTGCCCGGCGGCGGCGTTGATGGTCTTGGTGGCCACCACGTTGTCGAAGCTGGCGCCCAGATCGATCCGGCCCGGCGCGATCGGCTTGTCGCTGGTACCGGTGAAACGGAAGTCGCCGCTGCCGTTGCTGGTGGTGTCGAACTGCCGGCCGGTGCTGTCGCGCAGCATGACCACTGCGTTCGCGACCGCCTTGCTGTCGGCCTGCGAGATCACCTTGCCGGAGATCGACCGCACGGTCTGGGTCTGCGGCGGCGTCGGCGGAGCGGCCGCCTTGACGGTGACTCTGATGGTGACGGAATCACCCCTGACCCGGATCGACGCTCGCGTGTTGTTCGCCGCCGGAGCATTGGCAGCCGCCGTCAGCGTGATCGACACTGGCTGCGCGGTTGGCACTCCAGCCGGGAAGTTGACCTCGCCGCATCCTCCGCAACTGACTCCACTCGGAAGGCCGGTGACGGTGACTTCGGTCGAGCTCTCACCGAGGTCCGGGGTCACCTGGAGCGCTACGCTGGCGCTGCCACCTGAGTCGAGGGTTACGGCATCCTTGTCCGCTGTGACCTTTGCGGCCATTGCTGGCGTGGCGGGGACGGCGAGCAGAGCGCCGGCAACCAGCGCTACGACCACACCGGCCCGCTGCTTCCAGGCACGTCGGTGTGTTGACACGTCCACCGCCTTCCGGGCTGACGTCCCTCTGACCGGCGGGGCGCCGGGCCGGGGATCATCACGGTACGAATACGCCGTCGGCAACTATGCCTTGTCCGACTGCATGAGCGCGACCCAGGGCCAGCGTCGCGTGTCTGGCGCGGGGGTCGTATCGTCCCGTCGTGTCCTCTCCGCACAGTAAGTCCGCTGCCGTTACGGCCGTTCTGTCAGCGCTCGACGAGGGGCGTGCACCCGAACGGTCGGTGTTCCGAGAGGCGGTCCGGTCGATGTTGGCCGTCCTCGCGGAGCGCGCCCCCGGCCGTTCGGTGGAGGTGCGCGTTCCACCATACGGGGCGATCCAGTGCGTACCGGGGCCTCGACACACCAGAGGAAACCCACCAAATGTGGTGGAGATGGCCCCGAATACCTGGCTGGAGCTGGCTACCGGCAGGATTGGCTGGGCGGAGGCGGTCACCGACGGTCGCGTTCAGATGAGCGGCAATCGTGCGGACCTCTCGGCGTATCTGCCCCTCTAGTCATCCCGATGTCCCACTCTGCGTAACGGAGCGCAGGGGGATCGTGACTTTCTGTATTGACAGCGATTCGCGTACACTGTCAGGCGATGACAGTGGTCCCGGCAGAGGAGTGTGGATCCGCCCGTGATCCCCGCCCGGCCGGTCCAGACCAGCATGAGGGAGCGGTAGGTGCCCCGAGGCGACGGCCGGCTGAGCCACGACCTTGACCCCCAACGACCTGGCCCCCAGGACGCCTGTGGCGTCTTCGGCGTCTGGGCCCCTGGCGAAGAGGTTGCCAATCTGACCTACTTCGGCCTCTACGCCCTCCAGCACCGCGGCCAGGAGGCTGCGGGCATCGCGGTGAGCGATGGTTCCGGCGTGGTGGTCTACAAGGACCTCGGCCTGGTGGCGCAGGTCTTCGACGAGCCCACCCTGGCGAGCCTGCGTGGTCACCTGGCGATCGGGCACGCCCGTTACTCCACCACCGGCGCGTCGAACTGGGAGAACGCCCAGCCGACGATCCGGTCGACCACCTCCGGCACGACCATCGCGTTGGCCCACAACGGCAACCTGGTCAACACGACCGACCTGGAGAAGGAGGTCGCCGAGCGCGGCCTCATCGCGGACGGGTCGACCAACGACACCTCGCTGGTGACGATGCTGCTCGCCAGCCGACCGGATCTGTCGGTCGAGGCGGCCGCGCTGGAGGTGCTGCCGCAGCTGCGCGGCGCGTTCAGCTTCGTCTTCATGGACGAGTCGACCCTGTACGCGGCCCGCGATCCGCACGGCGTCCGCCCGCTGGTGCTCGGCCGCTTGGAGCGCGGCTGGGTCGTTGCCAGCGAGACGGCCGCACTGGACATCGTCGGTGCCAGCGTGGTGCGTGAGGTCGAGCCGGGCGAGCTGATCGCCATCGACGAGAACGGGCTGCGCTCCACCCGGTTCGCGGTGCCGGAGCCGAAGGGCTGCCTCTTCGAGTACGTCTACATCGCCCGCCCGGACGCCACGATCGCCGGGCGCAACATCCACGCGGCGCGGGTGCAGATCGGCCGGCAGTTGGCCAAGGAGCACCCGGTCGAGGCCGACCTGGTCATTCCGGTGCCCGAGTCGGGCACCCCGGCCGCGATCGGGTACGCGGAGGAGTCCGGCATCACCTACGGCGCCGGCCTGATGAAGAACCCGTACGTGGGTCGCACCTTCATCCAGCCTTCGCAGACCCTGCGTCAGCTCGGCGTCCGCCTCAAGCTCAACCCGCTGCGGGAGAACGTCCGGGGCAAGCGGTTGGTGGTCGTGGACGACTCGATCGTGCGCGGCAACACTCAGCGCGCCATCGTCCGGATGCTGCGCGAGGCGGGGGCGTTGGAGGTGCACGTCCGGATCTCCTCACCGCCGGTCAGTTGGCCGTGCTTCTACGGCATCGACTTCGCCACCCGGGCGGAACTGCTGGCCAACGGGTTGGACAACGACGGCATCCGGCGCTCCATCGGCGCCGACACGCTGGGCTACGTTTCGCTGCCCGGCCTGATCGCGGCGACCGAGCAGCCGAAGTCCCGGCTGTGTCGGGCGTGTTTCGATGGGGAGTACCCGATCGAGCTGCCGGCCGGCAACCTGATCGGCAAGCACGTGCTTGAAGGGGTGGGTCGACGCGTCGCCAACTCGGCGCTGGAGACCCCGCCCACCAATGGCTCGTCCGTCGCCACTCCGGGTGGCGTTACCGCAAACCGCCCGTAGCACCAACCGGCGCGGCCCGGCTACCGCCGGCGGCACCGAGAACCAAAGGGGAGAACCGTGACGCACGTGTCCGAGCGCAGCGGCGCAGGAAGCAGCCCGACCGGCGCAGGCGGCGACCGCCAGCCGTGGACGGGCGGCGCTGGCCGCCAGGCGCGCAAACGCTCGGTCTCGTACGCCGACGCCGGCGTCTCGATCGACGCGGGCGACCGCGCGGTGGAGTTGCTCAAGTCGAAGGTGCGCCAGACCCGCCGCCCCGAGGTGCTGGGTGACCTCGGTGGCTTCGCCGGCCTGTTCCGGCTGGACACGAAGAAGTACAAGAGCCCGATCCTGGCGTCCTCCACCGACGGGGTGGGCACCAAGCTGGTGATCGCCCAGCAGATGGACATTCACGACACGGTCGGTATCGACCTGGTCGCGATGGTCGTCGACGACCTGGTGGCCTGCGGCGCCGAGCCGCTGTTCCTGCTCGACTACATCGCCACCGGCGAGGTCGTTCCGGACAAGGTCGCCGAGATCGGCGCGGGCATCGCCGACGGCTGCCGCTACGCCGGCTGCGCGCTGCTGGGCGGGGAGACCGCCGAGCACCCCGGCGTCCTGCGCCCGGACGAGTACGACATCTCCGCGACCGGTGTGGGCGTGGTCGAGGAAGCCGACATCCTCAGCCCCGAGCGGGTCGAGGTGGGCGACGTGGTGATCGCCATGCGCTCCTCCGGCCTGCACTCCAACGGCTACTCGCTGGTCCGGCACGTGCTGCTCGGCGCGGCCCGGATGCGTCTGGACATCGTGATCGACGACTTCGGTCGGCAGCGGACCCTCGGTGAGGAGCTGCTCACCCCGACCAAGATCTACGCCAAGGACTGCCTCAAGCTGATCGCCGAGGCCGAGGTGCGGGCGCTGTCCCACATCACCGGCGGCGGCATCCCCGGCAACCTGGTGCGGGTGCTGCCCGAGCACGTCGACGCGGTGGTCAACCGGTCCACCTGGAAGCCCCAGCCGATTTTCGACCTGATCCAGTCGAAGGGTCGGATCGACGACCAGGACATGGAGTCGACCTTCAACATGGGCGTCGGCATGTTCGCGATCGTGTCGGCCGAGGACGCTGACCGGGCGCTGGCCACCCTGACCGGCCGTGGCGTCGAGGCGTGGCAGGCCGGCGAGATCATCGAGGGCACCGGCAACGTGCAGATGGTCGGTCAGCACACCCGAGGATGATCACTTTCCGGTGATCGTACGGGCACCTGATCAGGGCTTCACCCGAGTGGCCAATGCCGCCTAGCCTGAAGGGCACCCTCAGGCTAGGCGGAGGAGGGCGATGGCTGCTCGGGGACAGTCGTTCAGCGGGATGCGCGGTCTGGCCGCCGTCCCGTCGTACGTCGTCATGCAGCCCACCACCCTCTGCAATCTCGACTGCGCGTACTGCTACCTGCCGTTTCGGGCCACCGACCGCCGGATGCCGGTGGCGGTGGCCGAGGCGGTCGCGGTCGCGGTGAAGCCCTGGGCGGCGAACGGTCGCTTCTCCGTGGTGTGGCATGGCGGCGAACCCCTGGCCGCCGGTCGGGAGCACCTGGCCGATCTGATGGCGCCGTTCGGGCCGGAGGTCGAGCACCACGTGCAGACCAACGCCACCCTCATCGACGACGACTGGTGCGACTTCTTCGTCCGGCACAGGA contains these protein-coding regions:
- a CDS encoding 2-phosphosulfolactate phosphatase, translated to MAAAVYGQPGSGARFDWGLTGAAELGRVCAALVVVDVLSFTTAVEVAVARGMRVHPFPWGEQAAEYAVRVGATAAVGRRQTTPEHPWSLSPAALSRAPVVADLVLPSPNGSAISAAASATGLPVVAACLRNARAVGGWLRRQGYGTVNAPIGVIASGERWPDGSLRPSVEDQLGAASVLDALSGVPGGLSVEAAMALAALASTPDVPAAVRGSVSGRELTETGFAADVDVAVRIGVSDVVPVLHQGVFSAA
- a CDS encoding carboxypeptidase-like regulatory domain-containing protein; amino-acid sequence: MAAKVTADKDAVTLDSGGSASVALQVTPDLGESSTEVTVTGLPSGVSCGGCGEVNFPAGVPTAQPVSITLTAAANAPAANNTRASIRVRGDSVTIRVTVKAAAPPTPPQTQTVRSISGKVISQADSKAVANAVVMLRDSTGRQFDTTSNGSGDFRFTGTSDKPIAPGRIDLGASFDNVVATKTINAAAGQAVTGQRISLALRVEVTPSATPSATPEATPSDEVTDEEGTEEEPTEAASEGAPANAANTEDGGGLGNYIIILLGGLLVAAGVGTIVLLWMKRKENDDEDGAPAAAGGGGVVPPARGGYRGADDQTRVVGGRPGGADPTMVGGAALSEAPTMMHRPVVDDVPPDPYGAPAPTYGGAGQQGWGAAGYGDEPAPGGYGAGGYGNAPASGGGYGAPAGADGGYGAGAAGDGYGTAPGSGAGYGNAPGSGAGYGNAPGSGAGYGGAPASGGGYGNAPASGGGYGGRDYDAPGGTTAYPPAPAGGAAYGERFDEPTGRYSGDSTQYPAPADPYATGVYQPEQGQGYGQPDPAPYGGRAAEPTAGYGGAEAGGYDQGGYGQPAGGYDQGGGYGQEPPQQRGGYDDRGYDQGNYGQPAGGYDQGGGYGQEPPQQRGGYDDRGYDQGNYGQPAGRNRSDTPPPTERGGRRLDWLDD
- the purF gene encoding amidophosphoribosyltransferase, which translates into the protein MPRGDGRLSHDLDPQRPGPQDACGVFGVWAPGEEVANLTYFGLYALQHRGQEAAGIAVSDGSGVVVYKDLGLVAQVFDEPTLASLRGHLAIGHARYSTTGASNWENAQPTIRSTTSGTTIALAHNGNLVNTTDLEKEVAERGLIADGSTNDTSLVTMLLASRPDLSVEAAALEVLPQLRGAFSFVFMDESTLYAARDPHGVRPLVLGRLERGWVVASETAALDIVGASVVREVEPGELIAIDENGLRSTRFAVPEPKGCLFEYVYIARPDATIAGRNIHAARVQIGRQLAKEHPVEADLVIPVPESGTPAAIGYAEESGITYGAGLMKNPYVGRTFIQPSQTLRQLGVRLKLNPLRENVRGKRLVVVDDSIVRGNTQRAIVRMLREAGALEVHVRISSPPVSWPCFYGIDFATRAELLANGLDNDGIRRSIGADTLGYVSLPGLIAATEQPKSRLCRACFDGEYPIELPAGNLIGKHVLEGVGRRVANSALETPPTNGSSVATPGGVTANRP
- the purM gene encoding phosphoribosylformylglycinamidine cyclo-ligase translates to MTHVSERSGAGSSPTGAGGDRQPWTGGAGRQARKRSVSYADAGVSIDAGDRAVELLKSKVRQTRRPEVLGDLGGFAGLFRLDTKKYKSPILASSTDGVGTKLVIAQQMDIHDTVGIDLVAMVVDDLVACGAEPLFLLDYIATGEVVPDKVAEIGAGIADGCRYAGCALLGGETAEHPGVLRPDEYDISATGVGVVEEADILSPERVEVGDVVIAMRSSGLHSNGYSLVRHVLLGAARMRLDIVIDDFGRQRTLGEELLTPTKIYAKDCLKLIAEAEVRALSHITGGGIPGNLVRVLPEHVDAVVNRSTWKPQPIFDLIQSKGRIDDQDMESTFNMGVGMFAIVSAEDADRALATLTGRGVEAWQAGEIIEGTGNVQMVGQHTRG
- a CDS encoding sterol carrier family protein; this translates as MSSPHSKSAAVTAVLSALDEGRAPERSVFREAVRSMLAVLAERAPGRSVEVRVPPYGAIQCVPGPRHTRGNPPNVVEMAPNTWLELATGRIGWAEAVTDGRVQMSGNRADLSAYLPL